The Saprospiraceae bacterium genome includes a window with the following:
- the ftsH gene encoding ATP-dependent zinc metalloprotease FtsH, translating to MENNQENNKNTTPQGKFNFNSYWIYGIIILIILGTNIFLELETQTEKIDFNAFEEKVKSGEVDKVEIINKEFVNVYIKKEVLDVKYPKLKDKKFSAQQPQFSFRIGDIGNFERNLKEFKDAGYPVTYAMKQETNYIGQIISWILPFALLIGLWLFIMKRVSGGPGGAGGQIFNIGKSKATLFDSNSKVNVTFADVAGLNEAKVEVMEVVDFLKNPKKYTSLGGKIPKGVLLVGPPGTGKTLLAKAVAGEAGVPFFSISGSDFVEMFVGVGASRVRDLFKQAREKAPCIVFIDEIDAIGRARGRNAIQGGNDERENTLNQLLVEMDGFSTDKGVIMMAATNRPDILDTALLRPGRFDRQIGIDPPDILGREEIFKVHLRAIKVSAEIDPVVLAEMTPGFAGADIANICNEAALIAARRNKTEVDLDDFNYALDRLIGGLEKKNKVISPKEKEIIAYHEAGHAICGWYLEHASPLVKVTIVPRGIGTLGYAQYLPKEEYIIRTEQLQDRMCMTLGGRAAEKIVFDKISTGAQNDLDQVTKMAYGMVTIYGMNSNVGNVSYYAMSQDQFNKPYSEETARMIDAEVRKLIDDQYVRAKALLQEKRHELNLLATTLLEKEVLLKSDVERLIGVRPAPIDELAMPLFVSMKI from the coding sequence ATGGAGAACAATCAGGAAAATAATAAAAATACAACTCCGCAAGGTAAATTCAATTTTAACTCTTATTGGATTTATGGCATCATTATACTTATCATTTTAGGAACCAATATTTTTTTGGAATTAGAGACTCAAACCGAAAAAATTGATTTCAATGCTTTTGAAGAAAAGGTGAAGTCCGGAGAGGTTGACAAGGTGGAAATCATTAATAAGGAGTTTGTAAATGTGTACATTAAAAAAGAGGTATTGGATGTAAAATATCCAAAACTGAAAGACAAGAAATTCAGTGCACAACAACCACAGTTCAGTTTCAGAATTGGTGATATCGGTAACTTTGAACGAAATCTGAAAGAATTTAAGGATGCGGGTTATCCGGTAACATATGCCATGAAACAGGAGACAAATTACATAGGGCAGATTATTAGTTGGATACTGCCTTTTGCTTTGTTGATAGGTCTTTGGTTATTTATAATGAAAAGAGTGAGTGGCGGGCCCGGTGGGGCAGGAGGTCAGATTTTTAATATTGGCAAATCCAAAGCAACATTATTTGATAGTAATTCTAAGGTAAATGTCACTTTTGCAGATGTTGCCGGACTGAATGAAGCCAAAGTTGAAGTGATGGAGGTGGTCGATTTTCTGAAGAATCCTAAGAAATATACATCTTTAGGAGGTAAAATCCCGAAAGGTGTTCTTCTCGTTGGTCCTCCTGGTACCGGAAAAACCTTACTTGCAAAAGCAGTAGCGGGAGAAGCCGGAGTACCGTTTTTCTCTATTTCAGGTTCTGATTTTGTAGAAATGTTTGTTGGTGTAGGTGCATCCAGAGTAAGAGATTTATTCAAGCAGGCTCGTGAGAAGGCTCCATGTATCGTTTTTATAGATGAGATTGATGCTATCGGTCGTGCAAGAGGTAGAAATGCTATTCAGGGCGGAAATGATGAAAGAGAAAATACGCTGAATCAGCTATTGGTAGAAATGGATGGATTCAGTACGGACAAAGGTGTAATCATGATGGCTGCAACCAACAGGCCGGATATTCTGGATACCGCATTGCTCAGACCGGGAAGGTTTGACAGACAAATAGGCATTGACCCGCCGGATATTTTAGGAAGAGAAGAAATTTTCAAAGTGCATTTAAGGGCTATAAAAGTGTCTGCTGAAATTGATCCGGTAGTTCTTGCAGAAATGACTCCGGGTTTTGCGGGTGCGGATATTGCCAATATTTGTAACGAAGCTGCTCTGATAGCTGCAAGACGTAATAAAACAGAGGTTGATCTGGATGATTTTAACTATGCTTTGGATAGATTAATCGGAGGTCTTGAGAAAAAAAATAAAGTCATTTCCCCTAAAGAAAAAGAAATAATTGCTTACCACGAAGCCGGACATGCTATCTGTGGCTGGTACCTTGAACACGCAAGTCCCCTGGTAAAAGTTACGATTGTTCCGAGAGGGATAGGGACTTTGGGATATGCTCAGTATTTGCCAAAAGAAGAATACATCATTCGGACAGAACAACTTCAGGACAGGATGTGTATGACGTTGGGAGGAAGAGCAGCTGAAAAGATTGTTTTTGACAAAATTTCAACCGGTGCTCAAAACGATTTGGATCAGGTCACCAAAATGGCATACGGGATGGTCACTATCTACGGAATGAATTCTAATGTGGGGAATGTTTCTTATTATGCGATGTCTCAGGATCAGTTTAATAAACCGTATTCAGAAGAAACAGCCAGAATGATAGATGCTGAAGTTCGTAAGCTGATTGATGATCAGTACGTACGTGCAAAAGCATTGTTACAGGAAAAAAGACATGAACTAAACTTGCTGGCAACCACACTTTTAGAAAAAGAAGTTTTATTAAAATCAGATGTAGAGCGTCTCATTGGTGTGCGCCCTGCTCCGATTGATGAACTGGCAATGCCTTTATTTGTTTCAATGAAAATTTAG
- the rsfS gene encoding ribosome silencing factor codes for MKKLVLTSPYKNQDTEILNHLIIDAIQDIKGKNIIKLDLRSLDDAPTDFFIICEGDSSTQVKAISDNIGRRLKDEYGLLPSHTEGMEGAKWVLVDYFDTVVHVFYPETRHFYEIEELWGDAAKTEYENL; via the coding sequence TTGAAAAAACTCGTATTAACCTCACCATACAAAAATCAGGACACAGAAATTCTGAATCACCTGATTATAGACGCAATACAGGATATAAAAGGCAAAAATATTATTAAACTGGATTTGAGATCACTCGATGATGCCCCGACAGACTTCTTTATTATATGTGAAGGGGATTCTTCCACACAGGTCAAAGCTATATCGGACAACATCGGCAGAAGGCTAAAGGATGAATATGGCTTACTGCCCAGTCACACAGAAGGTATGGAAGGGGCAAAATGGGTTTTGGTCGATTACTTTGACACAGTAGTGCACGTTTTTTATCCGGAGACCAGACATTTTTATGAAATTGAAGAGCTTTGGGGTGATGCCGCAAAGACTGAATATGAAAATTTATAA
- a CDS encoding biotin--[acetyl-CoA-carboxylase] ligase, whose product MVGDSNTLFIGKNLIYTEMVDSTNKCAAEILSKTTPSEGTCIFTDFQTDGQGQIGRYWFSDRHKNITASYILYPKFIVPTEQFILSMAVSLAVSSLLENIGIQKIRVKWPNDIYAGDKKIAGILIQNQLQGNLIKHCITGIGININQEIFPSELPNPTSVFIECGEKQNLNDKLNHLSFYMEKYYLKLKNNNQKSISEEYAGQLYRKDAWFLFKENDDVVFEGKIRDVQKSGKLNIEHKSGIIKNYAFREISFLI is encoded by the coding sequence TTGGTCGGTGATTCAAATACACTCTTTATTGGTAAAAATCTGATTTATACAGAAATGGTTGATTCAACCAATAAATGTGCTGCTGAAATACTCTCAAAAACCACTCCAAGTGAAGGAACGTGCATTTTTACTGACTTTCAGACAGATGGTCAGGGTCAAATTGGCAGGTATTGGTTTAGTGACAGACACAAAAACATAACAGCCTCGTATATTTTGTATCCCAAATTTATAGTTCCTACAGAACAATTTATACTGAGTATGGCTGTTTCATTGGCAGTTTCTTCATTACTCGAAAACATTGGTATCCAAAAAATCCGTGTAAAATGGCCTAATGACATATATGCAGGTGATAAAAAGATAGCAGGTATTTTGATTCAGAATCAACTTCAGGGGAATCTAATCAAACACTGCATTACCGGCATCGGAATCAACATCAATCAGGAAATTTTTCCATCTGAATTGCCGAATCCTACATCTGTTTTCATAGAGTGTGGCGAAAAGCAAAATTTAAATGATAAACTGAATCATTTGTCTTTCTATATGGAGAAATACTATCTGAAACTAAAGAATAATAACCAAAAAAGTATTTCTGAAGAATATGCCGGACAATTATACCGGAAAGATGCATGGTTTCTATTTAAAGAAAATGATGATGTGGTTTTTGAAGGAAAAATCAGGGATGTTCAAAAAAGCGGAAAACTTAATATTGAGCACAAATCCGGAATTATTAAAAATTATGCATTCAGAGAAATTTCTTTTTTAATTTAG
- a CDS encoding ComF family protein, translated as MRKLLQNTWTDLLHTVYPRLCFGCNTLPAVRDGMMCVSCLAAMPFTDHFKLAENKVTMHFWGRVPLKFGAALLNFRSKSIVQNMIHGLKYEHKKEIGLNLGLLAGERLLTSTTFVKPDILIPVPLHPSKEISRGYNQSYIFGRGVSDVIKVPVSKDAVIKFSKTDSQTGKSRTDRVLNVSQTFRINQPEMLKNKHVMILDDVVTTGATIEAVSIKLIESGVKDISLLVIAAAEG; from the coding sequence GTGAGAAAATTATTACAAAATACATGGACAGATTTATTACATACTGTGTACCCTCGATTGTGCTTTGGCTGTAATACACTACCTGCTGTTCGGGATGGCATGATGTGTGTATCCTGCCTTGCTGCAATGCCGTTTACGGATCATTTCAAATTAGCTGAAAACAAAGTTACCATGCATTTTTGGGGTAGGGTGCCGTTAAAGTTTGGTGCGGCATTACTCAACTTTCGTTCAAAAAGTATTGTACAGAATATGATACATGGGCTGAAATATGAACACAAAAAAGAGATAGGACTGAATCTTGGCTTGCTGGCCGGAGAACGGTTGCTAACCAGCACAACTTTTGTCAAGCCGGATATTCTTATTCCTGTGCCATTGCATCCATCCAAAGAAATATCAAGAGGTTATAACCAAAGTTATATATTTGGTAGAGGTGTTTCTGATGTTATTAAAGTGCCGGTTTCTAAAGATGCAGTCATCAAGTTTTCAAAAACAGACTCACAAACCGGAAAATCCAGAACGGACAGAGTGTTGAATGTTAGTCAGACATTCAGAATAAATCAACCTGAAATGCTGAAAAACAAACATGTCATGATTCTGGATGATGTTGTGACGACCGGAGCTACCATTGAAGCAGTTTCAATAAAACTTATCGAGTCAGGCGTGAAGGATATTTCACTTTTGGTAATAGCTGCTGCGGAGGGATAA
- the uvrA gene encoding excinuclease ABC subunit UvrA gives MNSTTKLDIDKNDSAEIQSDEYIEITGAREHNLKNINVRIPRDKLVVITGLSGSGKSSLAFDTLYAEGQRRYMETFSAYARQFLGTMDRPDVEKIDGLSPVISIEQKTTAWNPRSTVGTTTEIYDFLRLFYARVGEAYSYVTGEKMIKYTEDQIIQHIFEYFDNKKIAILAPVIRARKGHYRELFDQTRKKGFMKVRVDGEILDLVQGLQLDRYKTHDIEIVVDRLKVDEERKDRIVASLQMALKMGGDFMLIMDTDSGQIKSFSKSLMDPETGISYEEPSPNNFSFNSPYGACPHCNGLGELNKADPDKVIPDGKLSIQQEGIKPFGAVRENSTFRQLKAIAKKHHFSFNDPVEKIPDAALNTILYGGDESFGIKLNYVQHDLTYDLASEGILKMLERWYRESTSEKIRSWAEDFLTIVTCPDCEGFRLKKESLHFKLGGKHIGELAEMNIDELYEWIVKLPDYLDEKQRIVSHEILKEIRMRLGFLLEVGLGYLSLNRPTRTLSGGESQRTRLATQIGSQLTGITYIMDEPSIGLHQRDNHKLITALKNLTSIGNSVVVVEHDKDIMLASDYIIDLGPGAGFHGGEIVSQGSPEAFLKTGGTTADYLSNKIRIEIPAKRRKGNGKFLELKGATGHNLKNVDVRLPLGTLICVTGVSGSGKSSLINETLYPILRQHFYNSIQKPLPYSDLKGLEFLDKVIEIDQSPIGRTPRSNPATYIGVFTDIRKLFAEMPEAKIRGYQMGRFSFNVAGGRCDICEGAGKKVIEMNFLPNVMVNCEKCMGKRYNRETLEILYKGKSISDVLDMTVEEATLFFEHIPSIFRKIKTLNSVGLGYITLGQQATTLSGGEAQRVKLSEELSKKDTGNTIYIMDEPTTGLHFDDIRQLNGVINKLVDKGNTVIIIEHNMDVIKIADHIIDVGPEGGKAGGQVLFSGVPEKLAKLSDKSHTGFYLKKEMNL, from the coding sequence ATGAACAGTACTACAAAATTGGATATTGATAAAAATGACAGCGCAGAGATACAATCTGATGAATACATTGAAATCACAGGAGCCAGAGAGCATAATCTTAAAAATATAAACGTCCGGATTCCAAGAGATAAACTGGTGGTGATCACGGGATTGAGTGGTAGCGGCAAATCTTCTTTAGCATTTGATACTCTCTATGCAGAAGGTCAGAGAAGGTATATGGAAACCTTTTCCGCTTATGCCAGACAATTTCTCGGCACAATGGACAGACCCGATGTGGAGAAAATCGATGGATTAAGTCCTGTTATTTCCATTGAACAAAAAACAACCGCATGGAATCCACGCTCGACAGTTGGAACAACTACTGAAATATATGACTTTCTCAGGTTGTTTTATGCAAGGGTGGGAGAGGCATACTCTTATGTGACGGGTGAAAAAATGATTAAATACACAGAGGATCAGATCATACAGCATATTTTTGAGTATTTTGATAATAAAAAAATAGCAATTCTCGCTCCCGTCATTCGTGCCAGAAAGGGCCATTACAGAGAACTTTTTGACCAGACCCGAAAAAAAGGTTTTATGAAAGTCCGGGTGGATGGCGAGATACTTGATCTGGTGCAAGGACTGCAATTGGACAGATACAAAACCCATGATATCGAAATTGTTGTAGACCGCCTGAAGGTGGACGAAGAACGAAAAGACCGTATTGTAGCATCCTTGCAGATGGCTCTCAAGATGGGAGGTGATTTTATGTTGATCATGGATACAGATAGTGGTCAGATTAAATCTTTTTCAAAATCTTTGATGGATCCGGAGACAGGTATTTCCTATGAAGAGCCTTCCCCCAATAATTTTTCTTTTAATTCACCTTACGGTGCATGTCCACATTGTAACGGATTGGGAGAATTAAATAAAGCAGATCCGGATAAAGTGATTCCGGATGGTAAACTTAGTATTCAGCAGGAAGGAATCAAACCATTTGGTGCTGTCCGTGAAAACAGCACGTTCCGGCAGTTGAAAGCCATTGCTAAAAAACATCATTTTTCATTCAATGATCCTGTTGAAAAAATCCCTGATGCAGCTTTAAATACGATTTTGTATGGTGGTGATGAGAGTTTTGGTATCAAACTAAATTATGTACAACATGACCTGACCTATGATCTTGCATCAGAAGGGATTCTAAAAATGTTGGAAAGATGGTATCGGGAGTCCACCTCGGAAAAGATAAGATCCTGGGCAGAAGATTTTCTGACTATTGTCACTTGTCCGGATTGTGAAGGTTTTCGATTAAAAAAGGAGTCCCTTCACTTTAAATTGGGTGGAAAACACATCGGTGAACTGGCAGAAATGAACATTGACGAACTTTACGAGTGGATTGTAAAGCTTCCTGATTATCTGGATGAAAAACAAAGAATAGTCTCTCATGAAATTTTGAAAGAAATACGGATGCGTTTGGGATTTTTGTTGGAAGTAGGTCTGGGTTATTTGAGCCTTAACAGACCCACCCGGACACTCTCAGGAGGTGAATCTCAAAGGACAAGACTGGCAACGCAGATCGGAAGTCAACTGACAGGTATTACATATATCATGGACGAACCCAGTATCGGATTACATCAACGGGATAATCATAAGCTAATTACGGCACTAAAAAATCTGACTTCGATTGGAAATTCAGTTGTAGTAGTTGAACATGACAAAGATATCATGCTGGCATCAGATTATATTATTGATTTGGGTCCCGGAGCAGGATTTCATGGGGGAGAAATAGTAAGTCAGGGGAGTCCTGAAGCTTTCTTAAAAACTGGCGGTACTACAGCAGATTATTTGAGTAATAAAATCAGAATTGAAATTCCTGCCAAAAGAAGAAAAGGAAATGGTAAGTTTCTTGAACTGAAAGGAGCTACAGGACATAATTTAAAGAATGTCGATGTTCGTTTGCCGCTCGGTACTTTGATCTGTGTGACAGGAGTGTCCGGCAGCGGTAAATCGTCCCTGATTAATGAAACCCTGTACCCGATATTGAGGCAACATTTTTATAACAGCATCCAGAAGCCTTTACCTTACAGTGATCTGAAGGGTCTGGAATTTTTAGATAAAGTAATCGAAATAGATCAGTCACCGATAGGCAGAACGCCTCGGTCTAATCCGGCGACATACATTGGCGTATTTACAGATATCAGGAAGCTCTTTGCTGAAATGCCGGAAGCTAAAATCAGAGGCTATCAGATGGGAAGGTTTTCGTTTAATGTGGCCGGAGGCCGGTGTGATATATGCGAAGGCGCCGGTAAAAAAGTCATAGAAATGAATTTTTTACCCAATGTGATGGTGAATTGCGAAAAATGTATGGGTAAAAGGTATAACCGGGAAACACTTGAGATACTTTATAAAGGAAAATCCATTTCTGATGTATTGGATATGACAGTAGAAGAAGCGACCTTGTTTTTTGAACACATACCATCCATTTTCAGAAAGATAAAAACATTGAATAGTGTAGGTTTGGGTTATATTACTTTAGGTCAGCAGGCTACAACCTTGTCCGGTGGTGAAGCACAAAGAGTAAAATTGTCAGAAGAATTGTCAAAAAAAGATACCGGAAATACTATTTACATCATGGATGAGCCCACTACAGGACTACATTTTGATGACATACGACAGCTGAATGGGGTCATCAATAAATTGGTGGATAAAGGTAATACAGTCATCATCATCGAACATAATATGGATGTTATCAAGATAGCAGACCATATCATTGATGTTGGGCCGGAAGGCGGCAAAGCAGGAGGACAGGTATTGTTTAGTGGCGTACCTGAAAAATTAGCAAAACTTTCAGACAAGAGTCATACTGGCTTTTATTTAAAAAAAGAAATGAATCTATAA